The Coffea arabica cultivar ET-39 chromosome 1e, Coffea Arabica ET-39 HiFi, whole genome shotgun sequence genome has a window encoding:
- the LOC113702248 gene encoding signal peptide peptidase: protein MKNIERIANVALAGLTFAPLILKVDPNLNVILTACLTVFVGCYRSVKPTPPSETMSNEHAMRFPLVGSAMLLSLFLLFKFLSKDLVNAVLTCYFFVLGIVALSATLLPAIKRFLPKHWNEDVIIWRFPYIRSLEVEFTRSQVVAAIPGTFFCAWYAAQKHWLANNILGLAFCIQGIEMLSLGSFKTGAILLAGLFVYDIFWVFFTPVMVSVAKSFDAPIKLLFPTADSARPFSMLGLGDIVIPGIFVALALRFDVSRGKQNQYFKSAFVGYSVGLILTIIVMNWFQAAQPALLYIVPAVIGFLAVHVIWNGEVKPLLEFDESKATSSKEDDSKSSKKVE, encoded by the exons ATGAAGAATATTGAGCGTATTGCAAATGTTGCTTTAGCAG GCCTGACTTTTGCCCCACTAATTCTGAAGGTAGACCCAaatttaaatgtcattttgacAGCTTGCCTTACGGTTTTTGTTGGTTGTTACCGTTCTGTTAAGCCAACACCTCCATCA gaaacAATGTCCAATGAACATGCCATGCGATTTCCCTTGGTTGGAAGTGCAATGCTGTTATCACTGTTCTTGCTTTTTAAGTTCCTTTCGAAGGACTTGGTTAATGCTGTGTTGACATGCTACTTTTTTGTTCTTGGGATCGTTGCTCTTTC TGCAACCTTGCTGCCTGCAATCAAACGCTTTTTGCCTAAGCATTGGAACGAAGATGTAATTATCTGGCGTTTTCCCTATATTCGCT CTTTGGAGGTTGAGTTCACAAGGTCTCAGGTTGTTGCTGCAATTCCTGGAACCTTCTTTTGTGCATGGTATGCTGCACAGAAGCATTGGCTGGCCAATAACATATTGGGGCTTGCATTCTGCATTCAG GGAATCGAAATGCTTTCACTTGGTTCATTCAAGACTGGAGCTATTCTTTTG GCTGGACTTTTTGTATATGACATTTTCTGGGTCTTTTTTACCCCAGTAATGGTTAGTGTTGCTAAATCTTTTGATGCTCCTATCAAG CTTTTGTTCCCAACGGCTGACTCTGCACGTCCGTTTTCAATGCTGGGTCTTGGGGATATAGTAATTCCTG GGATTTTTGTGGCACTGGCATTGCGCTTTGATGTTTCTCGGGGGAAGCAGAACCAATATTTCAAGAGTGCTTTTGTAGGATACTCTGTTGGTTTGATCCTGACAATAATTGTCATGAACTGGTTTCAAGCTGCACAG CCTGCACTCTTGTATATTGTACCGGCTGTTATCGGATTTTTGGCTGTGCACGTCATTTGGAATGGGGAAGTGAAACCA tTGTTGGAGTTCGATGAGTCTAAAGCTACCAGTTCTAAGGAAGATGATAGCAAATCAAGCAAGAAAGTAGAGTAG